The following is a genomic window from Hyphomicrobiales bacterium.
GCCTCGGCGCCCGTGGTGAAAAAGGCTGTCTTGGCCGGGCCCTCGATCGGCGCCAGGGCGTTCAGCCGCTCGGCGAGTTCGACATAGGGTTCATAGGCCAGAACCTGGAAGCAGGTATGGGTAAAGCGCTCGAGTTGGTCGCGCACCGCCGCGATGATGGCGGGGTGCCGGTGCCCTGTATTGAGCACCGCGATGCCGCCGGCGAAATCGACATAGCGCCTGCCCTCAACATCCCAGATCTCGCTGTTGAGCGCGCGATCGGCGAAGATCGGCGTGGCGTGGCCGATGCCGCGCACTACGGCCTTGTTGCGGCGGGCCAGAAGCTCTGCATTCGTCGTCATTGTCGCAAGCGTCCTCGTTCGGTTGCGCCAAGCTAGGGTCAATTCGGCGCCCCGAACAATCAGCTTTATCGCTGCGATTGGTGACTTTCCGGCACCTATTCCGGACGCTTGAGCGTTTCCTGCAGCCACTGCCGCAGCACGGCGATCGCCGGCTCGTTCCAGCGGTCGGCGCAGGTGACGAGCTGATATGAGCCCATGAAAACCTTGGTCGTCATGATCTCGACCAAAGCGCCGCTGCGGAGTTCATCCTCGACGAGCAACTCATTGGCGAGGGCAATACCCTGTCCAAGGCGAGCCGCCTCAATCGCCAGATGGGCATGCCAGAGACGTTGTCCGCCGAGGCTGTGCTTTCCCGAAAGCCCCGCCAGCGAAAGCCATCGCTCCCATTGCAGCGTCGATTCCTCGTGCAGCAGAACGCTCACCGCGAGCCGCTCGAGCGTCTCCGGCGCTAGAAATTGCTCGAGAAAGGACGGGCTGGCGACGGGAAAGACTCGCGGTCGAACGAGATCCTCGACCCTGAGGCGCGCGTCCGTTTCAGTGATGTCGGCATAGATGATCGCCGCGTCGGCCTCGCCGTCCAACAAATTGGGCTGGGCGAGCGTAGGCTGGAGATTGACATCCCAATTGCGCGGGGATGCGGTGAGCTTCGGAAGGTGCGACAGCAGCCGACGGCTGACGATGCCCGGCGTGCACCAGATGCTGAGCTTGGTCGGGCGCCGCGCGCGCGCCGCAGATGTCGCGCGTTTCAGAATCGCAAAAGCCTTGCAAACCTCCTGGTGGTAGCTGCGCCCCTCATCCGTCAGCACGAGGTTGCGCCCGCGTGGTACCATCAGGGTGATGTCGAGGCTCTCCTGGAGGTGCCGAAGATGCCTCGAGATCACGGTATGGCTGACCGCAAGCTCATCCCCCGCCGCGCGTACGCTCCCGAGGCGTCCGACGGCCTCGAAAGCCTTGAGTGCTGTGAGCGATGGGAGCGGTACGTTCAGCATGGGCGCGCGCTTCGATGCCCTATCGCGAGCGCTCGAGTTCACTGAAGAATTGCAGCCCGACGAGGCGGTCCAGCAGAAACACGACGCCCACGGTCAGCAGCACGAGGAAGCTCGACACGGCCGCGATGACGGGGCTCGCGCTCTCCTGGATCGTCGTGAAGATCTGGGTTGGCAACGTTCCCGCCTTCGGGCCGATCAGGAACACGGTCACTGTGACCTCGTCGAACGAGATGATGAAGGTGAAGATCAGCGAGGTGACGAGCGCGGGCTTGAGGATCGGCAGCGTCACGTGACGTATCACGAATGACGGCGAAGCGCCGAGGCTCATCGCGGCCTCCTCCATGCTCGGATCGAAGCCGCGCAAGGCATTGATCAGAGGCCGGTAGGCAAACGGGAGGCAAAGAATGGCGTGGGCGAGAAATATGCCCTGAAATGTCCCGACCCAGCCCGGGATCGCGAGCGCGCCGAGCAATGCGACGCCGATTGCAGCGTGGGGGAACAGCAGCGGCGCCATCACAACGAAGCCAAATGCGCCACGCCCCACGAACCGGCGGCGCGCGATCGCCACGGCTGCGAGCCCGCTGACCGCGGTCGTGATCACGGCCACGCAGAGCGCCAGCACAAAACTGACGGCGAGCGGCTTCAGCCACGCCTCGCTGGTCAGGAATTCGGCGTACCAGCGCAGCGAGAATTCCTGTGGCGGGAACCGAAGATAGCCGCTGGCGGAAAACGACGAGAAGATGACGACGACGATGGGTGAGGCGAGGAAGAGCAGGCATGCTGCCACCCAGACCCTGACTAACATTCCACCGATTCTCATTGCTGCGTATCCGCCTGACGAAGGTGCCGCCCGAGATGCCGTTCGAGACGCCCGAGCGGCCACAGGACGACCATCACCAGCAGCAGCAGGAACAACGCCATCGCTGATGCCTTGGGGAAGTTGAAGGACTGAAACACGTCCTGATAGATCTGCGTCGCGACCATTGTCGTGCGCGGACCGCCCAGAAGATGCGGGGTGACCACCGCGCCGCTTGAGAGGAGGAAGACGATCGCACAGCCAGCGATCAGGCCAGGGGCGGTCAGGGGCAGGATGACCCGCCAGAACGTCTCGAGCGGGCCGGCGCCGAGACTCATCGACGCCTCCTCGAAGACCTCGTCCACCATCAAGAACGTGGAGAGGATCGAGATCACCATGAACGGCGAGAAGACGTGGACCAAGCCGATGACGACACCGATCTCGTTGAAGAGCATACGGATCGGGCTCGAGGTGAGCCCTGTCGACATCAGCAAGGTGTTCAACGTTCCCCTGTTGCCCAGGATCACGATCCAGCCATATGTGCGGACGACGATGCTGACCATCCAGGGCAACATGACCAGGATGAGTAGTAAATTCCCGGCGCGCTGCGCTCGTGCGATGACATACGCGACCGGATAACCGATCAGGACGCAGAAGCCGGTGGTCAGCGCTGCGATCCTGACCGTGCGGACAAAAAGATCCACATAGTCAGGCCGCGCGAGAATGTCGGCGAAGTTTCCGAAAAGTCCTCCATCCGACCGGAAGGAGTACAGCACCACCTGCACAAGCCCCACGGCGAAGACGGCCATGATCAGCGCGGCGGGCGCGAGGTAGAGCCAATATCGGCGAGGCTTGAGCATTTGACTGTCCCGAAAGCGCCCTGATGGGCCTATTTGCTGCCGGCGATGATCTTCTCGACCAGATCAGTCCGCTCCCGATGCGTCCGGGCCGTGAGGAACCAATCCAGTTCAATCATCTTTCGCCGGGCTTCCGCGACCGGCATGCCGAGCTGAGCTTCGAACTCTGCGGAGACTTTCGCCTTGTCATTCACGGGAAAGAAGCCGGCGGTGCTCGATGCCCGCTCCTGCGGCTTGGCCGAGGCGACGAAATTGAGCCAACGCTTGGCGGCGTCGCGGTCGAAGCTGCCTTTCGGAACGACCACGATATAGGGCAGCTTCAGCGCTCCCTCGTCCGGGATCAGGATGCTGACGTTCTTGATGCCGCTGTGCCGCATGCCCCAGATCTGCGAGTAATAGAAAGGCGCGGCCTCGACCTCGCCACGCGTCAGCAACTGCGTGAGCTGCGCCAGCGAGCCGTAGAGCACCGAAGCGTTGTTCACATAGCTCTTGAAGAGCGGCAGCGCCGGCTCGATATCCTTCTCGGTACCCCCGACAGTATAGGCCAGCATCGGAAGCTGGTAGGCCGCGAGCCAGATGGGCTGGGAGATCGCGATGCGGTCCTTCCAGCTCGGGTTGGCGAGGCTCTTCCACGAGCGCACATCCGCTGGCTTAACCGCTTCGGTATTATAGGCGATGCCGAAGAGGGTGTAGTAGACCGGGGCGCCAAGAAGCTTGCCATCCGGCGCCTTGAGGCGGTCGGCTTCCGGAATATTGGCGAGCTCGGGCAGGTCGGCGGCCTCGAATCCTTCGATGAGACCATCCTGATAGAGCTTCACCGCATCGAAATAGGTGACCAGCGCGGCGTTGTACTGGGGCTTGGAAGCCAGGGTCCGGACTGACGATTCGGGGTTCGGAACTTCGGTCAGCTCGACCGGGATTCCGGCCTCCTCCTGGAACGGCTTTACGAAGGCCTGTCGCCAGGTCTCGCCTGTCGCCCCTCCCCAGGTCGCGATGGCGATCTTCTGCGCGCTGGCCGAAGCGCTCCCCAAGACGGCGGACAGGGCTACAGGAATGGCCAGGCTGAGAGCCCGAGAAGGCTTGAAAGACATGGTGATCACCCTCATTGAAGATCGGATTGCCGAGTCAGCACATTCATGCGGCTGGTCGGGATGGTCAGGCTCACGGCTTCGCCGACCTCTATTGAGCCCGCGCCGCTGGCGGCGAGCGCGTCGACGTGGACCAGGGCGCTTGCGACCTCGACCACGTAACGAACGTTCGAGCCGAGAAAGGTGCGCTCGCGAATGCGGCCGGCCAAAGCCTCACTGGGAGCGCTTCCCTGCTGCAAGGAGATGTCCTCGGGCCGGATCGCGACGCTCACGGGGCCTCGCCGCGTGACGGCCGGGATCGGGAAGGCATGGTCAAGCGCTGGCACGCGGACGCGTTGCGCCCCGCCGACGGCTTCGATCTCGGCGTCGAAAATATTGTTCTCGCCGACGAAGGCGGCAACGAAGGCCGTGGCGGGCTGGCGATAGACGACATCTGGAGCGGCGATCTGCTCGATCCGGCCCTGGCGCATCACGGCGATCCGGTCGGACATGGTGATTGCCTCTTCCTGATCGTGCGTCACGAAGATGAAGGTGGTGCCGAGCCTGCGCTGCAGGTGCTTTAGCTCGGTCTGCATCTGACGCCGGAGCTTCAGATCCAGGGCGCTGAGCGGCTCGTCGAGCAGCAGGATAGGGGGCTTGGTCACGATCGCCCTTGCCAGGGCGATGCGCTGGCGCTGCCCGCCCGAGAGCTGGTGCACGGCGCGGTCGGCCACATGCGGCAAGCCGACCAGCTCCAGCGCGTCTCCGACCGCCTGCCTGATCGACTCGGCGCCCTGTCGACGCACCTTGAGGCCGAAGGCGACATTCTCGGACACGCTCAGGTGCGGGAACAGCGCAAGGCTCTGAAAGACCATGCCAAGGCCGCGCTTATAGGGCGGAGTGTGGGTGAGGTCGCGCCCGTCGATGGAGATCGTTCCTTCCGAGGCGGTCTCGAAGCCGGCGATCATCCGCAGCAGCGTGGTCTTTCCGCATCCCGAGGGGCCGAGCAGGGTCAGGAACTCGCCACGCCTCACCTCCAGATCAAGCGGTTGGACAGCAAGGGCATCGCCAAATCTCTTGGAAACGCCCGTGACTTTCAGAACGGGCCCCTGAACGCCAGATCCCAAATCTCGATCCAAAATATGCCCTCGCCCGAAATTTCACTTACGTGAATTTATGCGACGAGTTTCATATTAATGCAATACGGGCTGCGCGTTGAATTTGAGATCGTCCCGATCCTGCGTGTCAGTCGGCTTTTGGCCGATGGGCATTCACCCAGACAACGCGCGCAGGCCCCTTTCCAGTGTTGCGGAAACTATGTGGTCGGGTGCTGTCGAACCTGAAGCTATCGCCCTCCTCGAGATGGTGCTCGACGCCCTCGACCTCGATGACGATCTGCCCTTCGAGTACGAGGCCGCCTTCCTCTCCGTCATGCGAATACACCTGAGAACCGGTCGTCCCGCCCGGCTCCAGCGAGATCAGGAAGATCTCCAGGCCCGACGAGCCGCGGCTTGGCGTCAGCAACTCCTTGGAGATGCCCGTTCGCCAGAAACCGAGCTTCTTCCGCTCGTCCGCTTTAACCACGATCCGATCGGCCGCATGCGGCACGGACGTCAGGGTCTCGTCGAACAGATTGCCGAGACCGACGTTCAAGGCGTCCGCGATGCTGGCCAGAACCCGGAGCGATGGCGACGACATCCCGCGCTCGATCTGGCTGAGTTGCCCGATCGATATTCCCGAGGCCTCCGCGATCTGCTTGAGGGACATCTTCTGGACATGCCGTCGGTGACGGATACGATCCCCCAACAGCGCATCCAATTGCGCCAGGGCCTGAGGCTGCCGCACATCGTCGTCGGGATGCTGCTGTTCCACCCTCGCTCTCCCAATTTGACGCTCGAATCCATTCGCGTCATCGCAATTGCGCCACTATGAAATTTATTTTCGATATTCACGCAAATGAAAAGAGCGCTATCCCGGAAGCCGCTGGTCGAATGTTCGATACGTAGCCCTTTCACGGGCTGTCGGGGTGTCCCTGCGATCACGCGGAGGATTGCCGCGCCGCCGCCGATCGGGCGGGCCCTCAGGTTGGCCGGTCGCCCGTCAATTCGAAGATCGAGGTGAGTTCACGCGCCACGCGCTGCGGCGCCTCCGTCAACAGCCCGTTCTTGAGACCATCGAGGATCACGAGTTTCGCACCCTCGATGCTCTCGCTCGTCGTGCGTGCGATCGCCGCCCCGCAACCTTGCGCGAACTCGCCGGTCATGACCAGGGTCGGGCAGCGTATCCGGTCAAGCCAGGGCAGGATTTCAGTCGCGTTGTAGAGTTCGTAGGTGCGAATGAAGATGTCTTCGTCGATCTTCGCGATCTGGGCCAGCCGCTTCCGGATCGCATCGGGATGCGCCGCAGCGAAGGCATCCGTGTACCAGTGCCGCACCAGATCGGGCATGACCTGCATGACCCCCTCTCGCTTGAGGCGCTCGATCAGCGCCGAGAGCGCGTCCCGCTCGGACCTGGATCGGCCCGCCGGCGCCGCCAACAAGGCCAGGCCACGCACATGCTGCGGATATGACAGTGCGTAAGCGGCAGCGATATAGGCCCCGAGCGACTGACCGACCAAGTGGATCCGCTCGACCTCGAGTTCGCGGCGCAGGGCCTCGAGATCCTCCACGAAAATCTCGATAGACAGCTCCGCCCCCTCGGGCGCGGACGGGCTGTGACCACGCAGGTCGTAGGTGACGCATCGGGCCCGATCGCCCATCGCCGAAACGACCTCGCTCCATGTTTCATGGGTCGAGCCGTTGCCGTGAACGAAGATCACAGGTTCGCCGCTGCCATTGACCGCATACATGGCGTGCTCCCACAGGCTATGTCGCCGCTCGATCGCCGCGCCCCTTCGGCGTGCGGCGCGATTTTTCCCTTTGCCTTGTCGTCGGATTTCCCGAAAGGCGGAGACCGCCTTCCGGTCCGGCGCCCTAAATGCCGGGCTTGTGGTCGACGGCAACGCGCAGGCGGTGCTGAAAAAGGTCGGTGCGCGCCAGCATGGGCAGCACCTTGCTGCGAAGCCCGAGGAAACGTTTCGGCCAACGCGTCCCCACGGACCCATAGAGATAGGATATGCGCTGCGTCTTATCGATATAGGGACGCTCGCTGGCCTCCCACTGACGCAGAGCTGCGGGAATGTCGCTCGTTTCCGAGACGGCCCGGGCCAGAACCACCGCGTTGACGATCGCGACGCAGGCTCCCTGACCGAGATTGGGAGCCATTCCGTGGGCCGCGTCTCCAACGATGCAGACGCGCCCCTTAGACCAGGCGGAGCACGTCACATTGTAAAAGGGGCGCCAGTGCTCCGCGGGATGGCGGGGCAGGCGTTCGAGGTATTCCCGGTATTTCGGGTGGGTTTCGATCCAGGCCTCGAGGTTGAAGGGTTGCTGGGTGCGCCCAGCGACATCGCTCTCGGGGCAGCATAGGAACACGTAATGCTGGTCCTTGCTGACCGGGGCCATGCCGATCCGCCGGCCGCCGCTCCACATTTCGATGCGGCGCTGATTGAGGCCGTCTTCCGGCAGACGCGGGATCAAGTGGCGGCCGCAGCCATCCTTGAGATCGACGATCTCGGTTGCGAGCTTGAGCGAGTCCCGCACGCGCGAAAAGACCCCGTCGGCACCGATGACGAGGTCAGCTCGCGGCCCGAACCCATCCTTGAGCTCGAGGCGGCCATCCGCGTCGGCGCCGAGCACCGGCGAGTCGGTGACGATCTCCACGCCGTTCTTGATGGCGCATTCGGCGAGAATCTTGTGCAGTTCAGTCCGCAGCACGACGATCAACTCGGGCGAACGGTCATCGCTGCGGCGCAGGTTGATCTCCATACCCTGGTGGTCGAGCAGAGCCCGCGGTGTTTTCGAGGCGACCCCCGTCGCGGCCACCTGCTCATAGACCCCTAGCTCGCGCAGCGCGTTGAGGGCATTCTCCCAACAGTAGAGGCCGGCGCCGATTTCACGCAGGCTCTTGCCTTTCTCATGCACGCGCACGCTCCACCCTCGCTGGGCAAGTGCCGCCGCTGCTGCGAGGCCGGCCAATCCCGCTCCAGCGATCTCCGCAACCGGTTTTCTGCTCATCTCTCGCTGCTTTCCATGGAGCACCTGCTCAATCGCGTAGAACGAGCGCGGTCAGGTGCGAGCCGCGTGTCGGCTCGTTCATCGGGGCGCTGCGCAGCCCGACCGCGAAGCGATCAGGCATTTCGCAGCCTCCGCAGGCGCGTCGCGCCCGATGCCGAAACCGAATGCGATGGTATGAGGCGGCTTGCATTCAGAAAAATCGGTAATTTCAATCCAATTATCAAACGGATCGATGAATTGGCCCCTCGCGCGGCCATGCGCGAACATTCAGCGGGCCAAAACAGCCATCAAAAAGATCGATGAAAGTATGAATTTTATCGATTTGCATTGAGTCGCGTCAGCCACTCAATCTTCCCGAATGCGCCCGCCGGAGGCAGGCACGAGCGCATGGATGGCTGAGACCGTGTCGAGCCTCATCAGGCCTGGAGCGTTTCCGATCGCACTGGGGCCGAGGCGGGTAGCGTCAGGTTCGACGGCGCCGCCCGTGCGATTTCCCAACATCGGAAAGTGATCCCGGCGTGCCGTGTGGGCGAATTGCGCATCGGCTGAAGACCGCCTGAACGCCGCAAACGCGCCACGGATCGGGCATCCCAAAAAATGTGACGGGCCGTATTGCATTATGGTGAAATTCAGAACATAAATTCACTAATATGAAATACGCACGGTAGACCAATAAGCCTGCACCTGAATTCCATTTTCGAGGACGTCGCAGTTGAACAAGGCGGCAAACGGGCACGGGCCAAGGGCGGCCAAATTGCAGGTCGAAGGGCTAACCAAGATCTATGGTGGGCGCCCTGAAGAGGCCCTGCGATTACTGGCTAACGGAAAGACATCGAAGGAGATATTGGCGACCACGCAGCAAGTGGCCGCGGTATCCAACGTCTCTTTCTCGGTCGAGCAAGGCGAGATCTTTACGATCATGGGGCTGTCCGGCTCCGGCAAGTCCACGCTCGTGCGCTGTCTCAACAGATTGATCGAGCCATCCGCAGGCTCCGTGCGGATCGACGGGCAGGATCTGCTGGCTGGTTCGCCGGCCCAGCTCCGATCGGTCCGGCGCAGCAAGATCGCGATGGTCTTTCAGAATTTCGCGCTTCTGCCGCATAAGTCGGTCGCCGAGAATGTCGAGTTCGGACTGATGCTGCGCGGCGAGCCGCCGGCCGCACGGCGGGAGAAGGCTCTCCGCTCGCTCGCCCAGGTGGGCCTGTCCGACTGGGCGCACCGCTATCCGGACAATTTGAGTGGCGGCATGAAGCAGAGGGTCGGACTGGCCCGCGCGCTGGCCAGCGATCCCGATATTCTGCTGATGGACGAGCCTTTCAGCGCGCTCGACCCATTGATCAGGTCGGACCTGCAGGAAGAGCTCCTGAGACTCCAGCGCGAGATCCGAAAGACCATCATCTTCATCACGCATGATTTTCACGAGGCGGTGCGGCTCAGCGATCGACTCGCCGTGATGCGCGATGGCGCCTTCGTGCAGGTCGGGACTGCGCATGACATCGTGCTGCGACCGGTCGACGACTATGTCGCGACCTTTGCGCGCGAACTCGATCGGTCGCGGATGCTCTGCGCCGGAGACCTTGCCTACAAGCGCGTTCCGATCGTCGGCGCGGAAATGCCGGTCGCGGCCACGCACAACCGCCTCATCTCGGAAGGGCAAGTCCACGCCGTCGTCGTCGACGCCGATCGCAGGCCGCTCGGTTATGTCAGTCTGCGCGACGTCGAGGCCGCACAGGCCGGCGAGCCGGCGAGCGCGGTTGCGGACGTCCGTCGGGAGCCAGTCCTGTCGACGGCTGCCACCGCGCCGTTGTCCGGGCTTTTCGGGTTGCTTGGAGGACGTGCGCCGCTCGTCGTCATCGATGAGGCCGGCAAGGCGCAGGGCGCTGTCGATGCCAGCGATGTGCTTCAGCAACTGCACCTGGTGACGCAGCAGGAGCGCCCCGACTTGCCCGATCACACACCACCGGGCAGCGCCATGCCTGGACGAGAGAGGTGAGACGCGCATGAGCTTCCCCATCGAGCGTCTGCACATCCCGGTCGACAAATGGATTCAAATATTCATCGACTGGCTCGTCTATGAGTGGCGTCCCGCCTTCCAGGCGCTGCGCTGGCCAATCGCGCAACTGCTGAGCGCGATTCAGGATTTCCTGCTTTATCTCCCGTTCTGGCTCGTAACGGCGATCCTGTTTGCGCTCGGCTGGAGAATGGCCGGCCTTCGGCATGGGCTGTTCTGTGGCTTGTCCTTCCTGCTGATCGCGGCGATGGGCCTGTGGCGCGAGGCGATGACCTCGATGTCGATCCTGTTCACGGCAGTATCGTTCTGCGTCGTCATCGGCATCCCGCTCGGAATCGCAGCCGGACGTAGCGACCGCTTCTGGTCAGTGCTGCAGCCGATCCTCGACGTGATGCAGACCACGCCCTCCTTCGTCTACCTCGTTCCCGTGGTGATGCTGTTCGGCATCGGCACCGTGCCGGGCGTGATCGCGACGATCATCTTCTCGATGCCGCCGATCATTCGCCTCACCAATCTGGGGCTGAGGCAGGTCCCGATCGAGGCGATCGAGGCCGGCGAGGCCTTCGGCGCCACCGAGTGGCAAGCCCTGACGCATGTCCGGCTGCCATTGGCGCTGCCTTCGATCATGGCCGGCCTGAACCAGACCCTGCTCATGGCCCTGGTGATGAGCGTGATCATCGCGATGATCGGTGCCGAAGGCCTCGGCCTGACCGTGCTGCGCGGCATCGGCGCGCTCGATGTCGGGCTGGCTGGGATCGGCGGCCTCTCGATCGTCCTGATCGCGATCAGCCTCGACCGGATCACGCAAGGCTTTGTCCGGCTGGCAAGCCCGACGAGCAAATCGACGACCATTCTCAAGCAGCTGAAATCGATGCGCGGCACGGCGTAGGTGCGGCTTCGACGGTTTGTACCATAACGAAAATGAGGGGAGTTCGACGATGACGACAGGCAAGATCCTACAGGGAGCCCTGGCGATCGGCCTTGGCGTTTCAGCGATGCTGGGCGCGACGGGCTTTGCGATGGCTCAGGCGAAACTTCCGGGCGCTGGAAAGACCGTGAGCCCGGCTCGACCGAATTGGGATTCGTTCTGGTTCGGCCAGAGGATCATCGATATCGGCATGGAACGACTTGGCTATAAGGTCGAGGATCCCAAGACGCTGGCGCCTGCGGCGATCTTCACCTCCATGGCTCGCGGCGACGTCACCTATACCGCCGACACGATCCTGCCGAACCACGCCGATCTATACGCCAAGACGGCCGCGGACGTGATGGCTGTTGGACCGCTGATGGATCCCGGGACGATCCAGGGCTACATGGTCGACAAGAAGACAGCCGATGCCCACAATATCCGCTTCCTGGAGGATCTCGCCGATCCAAAGATCGCGGCGTTGTTCGACCAGAATGGCGACGGCAAAGCCGACATGGTCGGTCCTTCCGTTGGCTGGGCAGGCTCGTTCGCCGTGGCCCAGGGCCACCTGAAGGCACTTGGGCTTCAGAACACGGTAACGCTGGTGTCGGGTGAATATACGACGCTGGCGGCCGATGCGGTCGCTCGCTACGCCGCAGGCAAACCGATCTTCCTTTATACGTGGTACCCTAACCCAACCACGATGAAGCTGCTCCCGGGCAAGGATCTCACCTGGCTCCAGTTGAAGAATCCTGCGCTGCCCGAAGAGCAGATGAAAACCTACAAGCCGCTGGCGAATGTCGAGGGCTGCGCGTCGAACCCGTGTTCTGTCGGCTGGCTTCCGACTGTTTATTACATCGCCGTCAACAAGAAGTGGGCGGCCGAAAATCCGGCCGGGGTCGAATTCTTCAGGCAAGTGAAGATGAAGCTCGAAGACCGGGCCGAGCAGAACCAGAAAATGCTCAACGGCGAGAACCGCGAAGCCGACATCGATCGTCACGCACGCGCCTGGATCAAAGCCAACGAAGCGATGTTCGAGGGC
Proteins encoded in this region:
- a CDS encoding L-proline glycine betaine ABC transport system permease protein ProW (TC 3.A.1.12.1), which gives rise to MSFPIERLHIPVDKWIQIFIDWLVYEWRPAFQALRWPIAQLLSAIQDFLLYLPFWLVTAILFALGWRMAGLRHGLFCGLSFLLIAAMGLWREAMTSMSILFTAVSFCVVIGIPLGIAAGRSDRFWSVLQPILDVMQTTPSFVYLVPVVMLFGIGTVPGVIATIIFSMPPIIRLTNLGLRQVPIEAIEAGEAFGATEWQALTHVRLPLALPSIMAGLNQTLLMALVMSVIIAMIGAEGLGLTVLRGIGALDVGLAGIGGLSIVLIAISLDRITQGFVRLASPTSKSTTILKQLKSMRGTA
- the proV gene encoding glycine betaine ABC transporter ATP binding subunit ProV; the encoded protein is MNKAANGHGPRAAKLQVEGLTKIYGGRPEEALRLLANGKTSKEILATTQQVAAVSNVSFSVEQGEIFTIMGLSGSGKSTLVRCLNRLIEPSAGSVRIDGQDLLAGSPAQLRSVRRSKIAMVFQNFALLPHKSVAENVEFGLMLRGEPPAARREKALRSLAQVGLSDWAHRYPDNLSGGMKQRVGLARALASDPDILLMDEPFSALDPLIRSDLQEELLRLQREIRKTIIFITHDFHEAVRLSDRLAVMRDGAFVQVGTAHDIVLRPVDDYVATFARELDRSRMLCAGDLAYKRVPIVGAEMPVAATHNRLISEGQVHAVVVDADRRPLGYVSLRDVEAAQAGEPASAVADVRREPVLSTAATAPLSGLFGLLGGRAPLVVIDEAGKAQGAVDASDVLQQLHLVTQQERPDLPDHTPPGSAMPGRER
- the proX gene encoding Glycine betaine/L-proline ABC transporter substrate-binding protein ProX — its product is MTTGKILQGALAIGLGVSAMLGATGFAMAQAKLPGAGKTVSPARPNWDSFWFGQRIIDIGMERLGYKVEDPKTLAPAAIFTSMARGDVTYTADTILPNHADLYAKTAADVMAVGPLMDPGTIQGYMVDKKTADAHNIRFLEDLADPKIAALFDQNGDGKADMVGPSVGWAGSFAVAQGHLKALGLQNTVTLVSGEYTTLAADAVARYAAGKPIFLYTWYPNPTTMKLLPGKDLTWLQLKNPALPEEQMKTYKPLANVEGCASNPCSVGWLPTVYYIAVNKKWAAENPAGVEFFRQVKMKLEDRAEQNQKMLNGENREADIDRHARAWIKANEAMFEGWIKAALAASK